In one Oncorhynchus nerka isolate Pitt River linkage group LG7, Oner_Uvic_2.0, whole genome shotgun sequence genomic region, the following are encoded:
- the LOC115121578 gene encoding tissue alpha-L-fucosidase-like isoform X2 — protein sequence MTSLILRCLLLVAVVAISSGNGVRYTANWTSIDSRPLPVWYDESKIGIFVHWGVFSVPGYGQFSEWFWQSWRDAHRADEVEFMKKNYPVGFTYADFAHDFKAQFFEPDDWAEIFEASGAKKGLHFGLYHSLYDWFHPLYLKDKASGYKTQEFVFQKALPELVNLVMTYKPELIWSDGDWEAPDTYWNSTEFLAWLYNDSPVKDFVVVNDRWGNGCYCKHGGYYNCADRFTPGSLPNHKWEKCQSIDYHSWGYRRNMKLIELMDLPTIITDMVYVVALGGNYLLNIGPMEDGMISPLFEERLRGMGAWLGVNGEAIYSSKPWRVQGENTTVPVWYTSKNNTVYAILLEWPSKLLFDLAAPKTSADTNVTILDDPSVPLKWVSTTPTGLVVLMPDIMPVSPGRGWVLKLEGVV from the exons ATGACCTCTTTGATTCTGAGGTGTTTGTTACTAGTTGCAGTGGTTGCAATCTCGTCCGGAAATGGAGTGCGGTATACGGCCAATTGGACAAGTATCGACTCCCGGCCGTTACCGGTGTGGTACGACGAGTCGAAGATCGGTATTTTCGTTCACTGGGGGGTATTCTCCGTGCCCGGGTACGGCCAGTTCAGTGAGTGGTTCTGGCAGTCGTGGAGAGACGCACATCGAGCGGACGAGGTTGAGTTTATGAAGAAAAACTACCCTGTGGGTTTTACATACGCAGATTTTGCGCACGATTTCAAAGCGCAGTTCTTCGAACCTGATGACTGGGCTGAAATATTTGAAGCTTCTGGAGCCAA GAAGGGACTGCACTTTGGCCTGTACCACTCCCTGTATGACTGGTTCCATCCACTCTACCTGAAGGACAAGGCTTCCGGGTACAAGACCCAGGAGTTTGTCTTCCAGAAGGCTCTTCCTGAGCTGGTAAACCTGGTGATGACCTACAAGCCAGAACTGATCTGGTCCGATGGGGATTGGGAAGCTCCTGACACCTACTGGAACTCAACAGAATTCCTGGCCTGGCTCTACAACGACAGTCCTGTCAAG GACTTTGTGGTGGTCAATGACAGATGGGGGAATGGTTGTTACTGTAAACATGGAGGTTACTACAACTGTGCCGACAG GTTCACGCCAGGCTCTCTGCCTAACCACAAGTGGGAGAAGTGCCAGTCCATCGACTACCACTCCTGGGGTTACCGAAGAAACATGAAGCTCATCGAGCTGATGGACCTGCCCACCATCATAACG GACATGGTGTACGTGGTGGCCCTGGGTGGTAACTACCTGCTGAACATAGGCCCCATGGAGGATGGTATGATCTCCCCTCTCTTTGAGGAGAGGCTGAGGGGCATGGGGGCCTGGCTGGGTGTCAACGGAGAGGCCATCTACTCCTCCAAACCCTGGAGGGTCCAGGGGGAGAACACCACCGTGCCAGTCTG GTACACCTCGAAGAACAACACAGTCTATGCCATACTACTGGAATGGCCTTCCAAACTGCTGTTTGACCTCGCAGCACCCAAAACCTCTGCGGACACTAAT GTCACTATACTGGACGACCCGTCCGTACCTCTGAAGTGGGTCTCAACGACGCCAACCGGACTGGTGGTACTCATGCCTGACATCATGCCAGTTTCCCCGGGGCGAGGCTGGGTCCTGAAACTAGAGGGAGTGGTGTGA
- the LOC115121578 gene encoding tissue alpha-L-fucosidase-like isoform X1 — MTSLILRCLLLVAVVAISSGNGVRYTANWTSIDSRPLPVWYDESKIGIFVHWGVFSVPGYGQFSEWFWQSWRDAHRADEVEFMKKNYPVGFTYADFAHDFKAQFFEPDDWAEIFEASGAKYVVFTSKHHDGFCNWPSADSWNWNSVDTGPHRDLVGDLATAVRKRKGLHFGLYHSLYDWFHPLYLKDKASGYKTQEFVFQKALPELVNLVMTYKPELIWSDGDWEAPDTYWNSTEFLAWLYNDSPVKDFVVVNDRWGNGCYCKHGGYYNCADRFTPGSLPNHKWEKCQSIDYHSWGYRRNMKLIELMDLPTIITDMVYVVALGGNYLLNIGPMEDGMISPLFEERLRGMGAWLGVNGEAIYSSKPWRVQGENTTVPVWYTSKNNTVYAILLEWPSKLLFDLAAPKTSADTNVTILDDPSVPLKWVSTTPTGLVVLMPDIMPVSPGRGWVLKLEGVV, encoded by the exons ATGACCTCTTTGATTCTGAGGTGTTTGTTACTAGTTGCAGTGGTTGCAATCTCGTCCGGAAATGGAGTGCGGTATACGGCCAATTGGACAAGTATCGACTCCCGGCCGTTACCGGTGTGGTACGACGAGTCGAAGATCGGTATTTTCGTTCACTGGGGGGTATTCTCCGTGCCCGGGTACGGCCAGTTCAGTGAGTGGTTCTGGCAGTCGTGGAGAGACGCACATCGAGCGGACGAGGTTGAGTTTATGAAGAAAAACTACCCTGTGGGTTTTACATACGCAGATTTTGCGCACGATTTCAAAGCGCAGTTCTTCGAACCTGATGACTGGGCTGAAATATTTGAAGCTTCTGGAGCCAA GTATGTGGTGTTCACATCCAAGCATCACGACGGCTTCTGTAACTGGCCGTCTGCAGACTCGTGGAACTGGAACTCTGTGGACACTGGACCACACAGAGACCTGGTGGGAGACCTGGCAACTGCCGTACGCAAGAG GAAGGGACTGCACTTTGGCCTGTACCACTCCCTGTATGACTGGTTCCATCCACTCTACCTGAAGGACAAGGCTTCCGGGTACAAGACCCAGGAGTTTGTCTTCCAGAAGGCTCTTCCTGAGCTGGTAAACCTGGTGATGACCTACAAGCCAGAACTGATCTGGTCCGATGGGGATTGGGAAGCTCCTGACACCTACTGGAACTCAACAGAATTCCTGGCCTGGCTCTACAACGACAGTCCTGTCAAG GACTTTGTGGTGGTCAATGACAGATGGGGGAATGGTTGTTACTGTAAACATGGAGGTTACTACAACTGTGCCGACAG GTTCACGCCAGGCTCTCTGCCTAACCACAAGTGGGAGAAGTGCCAGTCCATCGACTACCACTCCTGGGGTTACCGAAGAAACATGAAGCTCATCGAGCTGATGGACCTGCCCACCATCATAACG GACATGGTGTACGTGGTGGCCCTGGGTGGTAACTACCTGCTGAACATAGGCCCCATGGAGGATGGTATGATCTCCCCTCTCTTTGAGGAGAGGCTGAGGGGCATGGGGGCCTGGCTGGGTGTCAACGGAGAGGCCATCTACTCCTCCAAACCCTGGAGGGTCCAGGGGGAGAACACCACCGTGCCAGTCTG GTACACCTCGAAGAACAACACAGTCTATGCCATACTACTGGAATGGCCTTCCAAACTGCTGTTTGACCTCGCAGCACCCAAAACCTCTGCGGACACTAAT GTCACTATACTGGACGACCCGTCCGTACCTCTGAAGTGGGTCTCAACGACGCCAACCGGACTGGTGGTACTCATGCCTGACATCATGCCAGTTTCCCCGGGGCGAGGCTGGGTCCTGAAACTAGAGGGAGTGGTGTGA